The Antennarius striatus isolate MH-2024 chromosome 11, ASM4005453v1, whole genome shotgun sequence genome window below encodes:
- the phf3 gene encoding PHD finger protein 3 isoform X1 translates to MDIVDTFNHLIPSDQLDESQIIGQNLECEASNEFGPGLRPEDSLKNMLSDKDPMFGCASSQFNPLDSEDPAFQIAASADLNDGSSSTGVSGVKVAETKQVKRAVGRPRKRPCNLEPTEHGSGPQPAHIPTNATGRGRPGRKPANRLQKSFLIEKGVKGTQLKKELTLGGRININNLDGGLWLSPMVVLRRLTVTIGGFRIELLPGPSYADNIETSQCTYLDEGLSYSGGVGFVALPDDSINIQNPILENATVGTDLIKNNSADDAALALGPYVNPNDVQASSGPLIESACTQETKLDNQSEKEKPVSKAKGDIKQPPSNQSNEATVDNKNNAKGKQQIVAKTLLKSKQGQPSNKNKDMVSGKVNNMMKGQKVSQNMPSTVIQREDMHKTKLLKDKKDIFPLKRPAENTQSEHAIKMQKIQGTGVNKVKSKLPSTPSSPVKKIPSSGNRVDQQGPNKCASSHNSTKVENIYLAHSRQNPSLKVTDDGGLEKAKLKKPEKIHQKQKSKNSRSISLDEPELFIPDNAPVVKKGTAEEPAYSETVWDGNNCCGLCKQHHNNMFMVGCGRCEDWFHGDCVGLDLTKVREMEEEDQMYVCLKCCEEESKKVEPDPPIANTPEVQAKSEVQDHKQPPKARPGPSQTHSPVGVRPVRKDPDRRQSTDVKEAAHKTGIQLKQETKSKTPYSASKKLVSVEAIRKSVRDSLKEILIQRLKESDLNISVEKASEVAKKTEKELFHLYKDTDNKYKNKYRSLMFNLKDTKNNVLFKRVLKGEISPDNLIRLSPEELASKELAAWRKRENRHTIEMIEKEQREAERRPITKITHKGEIEIESQEPVKAPEPAELEPLPKVSEVSAEPPKTPEKKADVTKIEKDTTSQHKSHLFDLHCKICTGRMAPPVEEAPTKVIKVATTVVRRQSTKAEETKSTTPPMMDDDLHLTVLEESFRNAHPDYEGRSDHTSGRDEEVAFLSSLQSLWRGFIHMHAVAKLVTKAFPVSGAVDNLTEDLPDSIQVGGRINPQMVWDYLEKIRATGTKEVCLIRFAPETEEDEISYTLLYAYFSSRRRFGVVSNNRKQVKDMYLIPLGAIEKVPHQLVPFDGPGLENNRTNLLLGLIIRQRPKRDFLPLDMNETAGIIPETKPVAVSTKETRAPEEDEKAFLSSLTVVAEKKEDNPLNTTEEDDEPIKESFEETSASETNTQESHKPLRFLPGVLVGWGGELPPLPDVGDKPLTVVDDTKKTQPDPKTEALPGKVKSPTACAPRERFIIKKKEAKPVKVEPELSSPTDASAANKLSEKDTTVVTHGAPVSLKDKPTDVSTEAFLESLSASPSGAETNNAAPAKRSNVSPLSEAAPEGHPLSLTKSQTASTHTNGSKPPLSGILKKSSAYSSVNDDKTTLLQKDKASLPHSAGPKAVPVFNSSRNEPVTLFHQGFLQISQAKSKPEEEIKTPIQSSTSEKDLGASKTQTVPPPTVQEPQAVCSTDASEFKQGSVMTTPVHNSAASILSQQQQPAAPGDNCTPGPHIQDENHSAPCDQDNTLHILPKLQPQLAESDSEPSGQPPSLGKDNKHVEERHTDLFPDDHHGKHSYYKDSHHGKKGRHHDREREKKHDRNHDDKYRDRSRHHGHSDDRYGEKRRERHYSDDYSSRHKDKHRHRRDSDYENVRRSSKDSYS, encoded by the exons ATGGATATTGTGGACACCTTTAACCATTTAATACCCAGTGACCAATTAGATGAATCCCAGATAATAGGCCAGAATTTGGAATGTGAAGCCAGTAATGAGTTTGGACCAGGACTCCGACCGGAAGATTCACTAAAGAACATGCTCAGCGACAAAGATCCCATGTTTGGATGTGCAAGCTCTCAGTTTAATCCGCTGGACAGTGAGGACCCCGCTTTTCAGATTGCTGCCTCAGCAG ATCTCAATGACGGTTCATCGTCCACAGGCGTCAGTGGAGTCAAAGTTGCAGAGACCAAACAAGTAAAGAGAGCTGTTGGCAGGCCGAGGAAACGTCCATGTAATTTAGAACCCA CAGAACATGGCAGTGGGCCACAGCCAGCTCACATACCCACCAATGCCACGGGCAGAGGACGACCAGGAAGGAAACCAGCAAACAGGCTGCAGAAGTCATTCCTTATTGAGAAAGGGGTTAAAGGCACTCAGCTAAAGAAGGAACTAACTCTTGGAGGACGTATCAATATTAACAATCTTGATGGTGGATTATGGCTTAGTCCTATGGTTGTATTGAGACGCTTGACAGTCACAATTGGTGGATTCAGGATTGAGCTACTTCCAGGACCCTCTTACGCAGACAACATTGAGACAAGCCAGTGTACATACTTAGATGAGGGTTTATCGTATAGTGGGGGTGTTGGGTTTGTTGCATTGCCTGATGATTCTATTAACATACAGAATCCCATACTTGAGAACGCAACAGTAGGAACAGATTTAATCAAGAATAACTCTGCTGATGATGCAGCCCTTGCACTGGGTCCATATGTGAATCCTAATGATGTGCAGGCCTCCAGTGGTCCATTAATAGAGAGCGCCTGTACACAAGAGACAAAACTTGACAATCAGAGTGAAAAGGAGAAGCCAGTTAGTAAAGCAAAAGGTGACATCAAACAGCCACCTAGCAATCAGAGTAACGAAGCAACTGTTGACAATAAGAATAATGCCAAGGGAAAACAGCAGATTGTGGCCAAAACATTGCTGAAGTCGAAACAAGGACAACCGTCAAATAAGAACAAGGACATGGTTTCTGGTAAAGTAAACAACATGATGAAGGGACAAAAAGTATCTCAAAACATGCCATCCACGGTCATCCAAAGAGAAGACATGCACAAAACAAAACTCCTAAAggacaaaaaagacattttccctTTGAAAAGGCCTGCGGAAAACACCCAAAGTGAACATGctataaaaatgcaaaagatCCAGGGTACAGGAGTAAACAAAGTGAAGTCAAAATTACCAAGCACACCAAGCTCTCCAGTGAAGAAAATCCCATCATCTGGCAATCGTGTTGATCAGCAGGGGCCAAATAAGTGTGCTTCTTCTCATAATAGCACCAAAGTTGAGAATATTTACTTGGCACACAGTCGTCAAAACCCTTCATTAAAAGTAACTGATGATGGAGGGCTGGAAAAGGCAAAACTGAAGAAACCAGAAAAGATCCATCAAAAGCAGAAGAGTAAAAATTCGAGGAGCATCTCTCTGGATGAACCAGAGCTATTTATTCCAGATAATGCTCCTGTTGTAAAGAAAGGAACTGCTGAGGAACCTGCATACAGCGAGACTGTATGGGATGGAAATAACTGCTGCGGTCTGTGCAAACAGCACCACAATAACAT GTTCATGGTAGGCTGTGGTCGCTGTGAGGACTGGTTCCATGGCGACTGCGTTGGTCTTGACCTGACAAAAGTGCGTGAAATGGAAGAGGAGGACCAGATGTATGTGTGCTTGAAGTGCTGTGAAGAGGAAAGCAAAAAGGTGGAGCCGGACCCCCCAATTGCAAACACACCGGAGGTTCAAGCAAAATCTGAGGTACAGGATCATAAGCAGCCTCCTAAGGCCCGCCCGGGACCCTCCCAGACACATTCACCTGTGGGGGTCAGACCAGTAAGAAAG GATCCTGACAGAAGACAGTCCACAGATGTCAAAGAAGCAGCTCATAAAACAG GCATTCAGCTGAAACAGGAGACAAAAAGTAAGACTCCATATTCAGCTTCAAAGAAACTTGTTTCTGTGGAGGCAATCAGGAAAAGTGTTCGTGATTCCTTGAAAGAGATCCTCATACAGAG GTTGAAGGAGTCCGATTTAAATATATCAGTGGAGAAAGCTTCTGAAGTTGCCAAGAAGACGGAGAAAGAGCTTTTTCATTTGTATAAAGACACTGACAACAAATATAAGAACAAGTACAGAAGCTTAATGTTCAACCTTAAAGATACAAAAAATAAT GTCCTCTTCAAGAGAGTTCTCAAAGGGGAGATTTCTCCTGATAACCTCATAAGACTGAGCCCTGAAGAACTGGCCTCGAAAGAGTTGGCAGCGTGGCGGAAAAGGGAAAACCGTCAT ACTATTGAGATGATTGAAAAAGAGcaaagagaggcagagagacgACCAATCACTAAGATCACACACAAGGGTGAAATTGAAATTGAGAGTCAAGAACCAGTAAAAGCACCCGAGCCTGCAGAG CTTGAGCCTCTTCCTAAAGTGTCAGAAGTCTCAGCAGAACCTCCAAAAACCCCTGAGAAGAAAGCAGACGTCACAAAGATAGAAAAAGACACCACCAGCCAACACAAGTCTCACTTATTTGACCTACACTGTAAAATATGCACGG GTCGGATGGCACCTCCTGTTGAAGAGGCACCGACCAAAGTGATCAAAGTTGCTACCACTGTGGTTCGCAGACAGTCGACCAAAGCAGAAGAGACAAAGAGCACAACTCCACCTATGATGGACGATGACCTGCATCTCACTGTTTTAGAAGAGAGTTTCCGAAACGCTCATCCCGACTATGAAGGAAG GTCAGACCATACAAGTGGAAGAGATGAAGAGGTGGCTTTCCTATCCAGCCTGCAGTCACTATGGCGTGGGTTCATACATATGCATGCTGTGGCTAAGTTGGTGACAAAAGCTTTTCCTGTCTCAGGTGCTGTGGATAATTTGACTGAg GACCTTCCAGACAGTATTCAAGTTGGAGGAAGGATAAATCCACAGATGGTTTGGGATTACTTGGAGAAGATACGGGCAACTGGAACAAAG GAGGTGTGCCTGATTCGCTTCGCCCCTGAGACAGAAGAAGATGAGATCTCCTACACTCTTCTCTATGCCTACTTCAGCAGTCGTAGGCGTTTTGGGGTGGTGTCCAATAACCGGAAACAAGTCAAGGACATGTACCTAATTCCTTTGGGTGCCATTGAGAAAGTTCCACATCAGCTTGTCCCCTTCGATGGGCCGG GTTTAGAAAACAATCGCACCAACCTTCTCCTTGGACTCATTATTCGCCAGAGGCCAAAAAGGGATTTTCTTCCCTTGGATATGAATGAAACTGCAGGGATTATCCCTGAAACCAAGCCTGTTGCTGTTTCCACTAAAGAAACCAGAGCACCTGAGGAGGATGAGAAAGCTTTCCTCTCATCCTTGACCGTAGtagcagaaaagaaagaagacaacCCACTTAACAccactgaagaggatgatgagCCCATTAAAGAGTCTTTTGAAGAAACATCTGCATCGGAGACCAACACTCAAGAGTCTCATAAACCACTTCGCTTTCTTCCTGGTGTGTTAGTGGGCTGGGGTGGGGAATTGCCACCTTTGCCAGATGTTGGAGACAAACCTCTAACAGTAGTAGATGACACCAAAAAGACCCAACCAGATCCAAAAACGGAGGCATTGCCTGGAAAGGTGAAAAGCCCAACAGCTTGTGCCCCACGTGAACGCTTTATAATTAAGAAGAAAGAAGCTAAACCTGTTAAAGTTGAGCCAGAGCTATCCAGCCCCACTGATGCATCTGCTGCTAACAAGTTGTCAGAGAAGGATACTACAGTCGTTACCCATGGTGCACCAGTCTCTCTGAAAGATAAGCCTACAGATGTGTCGACTGAAGCTTTCCTAGAAAGCTTGTCAGCATCTCCATCTGGGGCTGAAACTAACAATGCTGCCCCAGCAAAAAGAAGTAATGTTAGCCCTTTGTCTGAAGCAGCGCCTGAAGGGCATCCTTTGTCGCTGACAAAATCCCAGACTGCTTCGACTCATACGAATGGCTCAAAACCACCTTTAAGTGGAATATTGAAAAAATCTTCAGCTTACTCCAGTGTGAATGATGACAAAACAACACTACTACAAAAGGACAAAGCCAGTCTCCCACATTCTGCAGGTCCTAAAGCGGTTCCTGTGTTTAACAGCTCTAGAAATGAGCCCGTTACATTATTTCACCAGGGGTTTTTACAGATATCTCAAGCAAAGAGCAAACCTGAGGAAGAAATCAAAACACCTATTCAATCAAGTACTAGTGAAAAAGATCTTGGCGCTTCCAAGACTCAGACGGTCCCTCCTCCCACAGTCCAAGAACCACAAGCAGTTTGTTCCACTGATGCCTCTGAGTTCAAACAGGGCTCTGTAATGACTACCCCAGTACACAACAGCGCTGCATCCATCCTGTCACAGCAGCAACAACCTGCTGCACCTGGTGACAACTGCACACCTGGGCCACACATCCAGGATGAGAACCACAGCGCCCCATGTGATCAGGACAACACTTTGCATATTCTGCCCAAACTCCAGCCACAGCTTGCCGAGAGTGACTCTGAACCCTCCGGTCAGCCTCCATCCTTGGGTAAAGACAACAAGCATGTAGAGGAACGACACACAGACCTGTTCCCCGATGATCATCATGGGAAACACAGCTATTATAAGGACTCCCATCATGGGAAAAAGGGCAGACACCACGATCGAGAGCGGGAGAAAAAGCATGATCGCAACCATGACGACAAGTACAGAGATCGGAGTAGACACCATGGACACTCGGATGACCGCTATGGTGAGAAGAGGAGAGAACGGCATTACAGTGATGATTACAGCAGCCGtcataaagacaaacacagacatagaCGGGACTCAGACTATGAAAATGTACGGAGAAGTTCAAAAGACAGTTACTCGTAA
- the phf3 gene encoding PHD finger protein 3 isoform X2, protein MDIVDTFNHLIPSDQLDESQIIGQNLECEASNEFGPGLRPEDSLKNMLSDKDPMFGCASSQFNPLDSEDPAFQIAASADLNDGSSSTGVSGVKVAETKQVKRAVGRPRKRPCNLEPKHGSGPQPAHIPTNATGRGRPGRKPANRLQKSFLIEKGVKGTQLKKELTLGGRININNLDGGLWLSPMVVLRRLTVTIGGFRIELLPGPSYADNIETSQCTYLDEGLSYSGGVGFVALPDDSINIQNPILENATVGTDLIKNNSADDAALALGPYVNPNDVQASSGPLIESACTQETKLDNQSEKEKPVSKAKGDIKQPPSNQSNEATVDNKNNAKGKQQIVAKTLLKSKQGQPSNKNKDMVSGKVNNMMKGQKVSQNMPSTVIQREDMHKTKLLKDKKDIFPLKRPAENTQSEHAIKMQKIQGTGVNKVKSKLPSTPSSPVKKIPSSGNRVDQQGPNKCASSHNSTKVENIYLAHSRQNPSLKVTDDGGLEKAKLKKPEKIHQKQKSKNSRSISLDEPELFIPDNAPVVKKGTAEEPAYSETVWDGNNCCGLCKQHHNNMFMVGCGRCEDWFHGDCVGLDLTKVREMEEEDQMYVCLKCCEEESKKVEPDPPIANTPEVQAKSEVQDHKQPPKARPGPSQTHSPVGVRPVRKDPDRRQSTDVKEAAHKTGIQLKQETKSKTPYSASKKLVSVEAIRKSVRDSLKEILIQRLKESDLNISVEKASEVAKKTEKELFHLYKDTDNKYKNKYRSLMFNLKDTKNNVLFKRVLKGEISPDNLIRLSPEELASKELAAWRKRENRHTIEMIEKEQREAERRPITKITHKGEIEIESQEPVKAPEPAELEPLPKVSEVSAEPPKTPEKKADVTKIEKDTTSQHKSHLFDLHCKICTGRMAPPVEEAPTKVIKVATTVVRRQSTKAEETKSTTPPMMDDDLHLTVLEESFRNAHPDYEGRSDHTSGRDEEVAFLSSLQSLWRGFIHMHAVAKLVTKAFPVSGAVDNLTEDLPDSIQVGGRINPQMVWDYLEKIRATGTKEVCLIRFAPETEEDEISYTLLYAYFSSRRRFGVVSNNRKQVKDMYLIPLGAIEKVPHQLVPFDGPGLENNRTNLLLGLIIRQRPKRDFLPLDMNETAGIIPETKPVAVSTKETRAPEEDEKAFLSSLTVVAEKKEDNPLNTTEEDDEPIKESFEETSASETNTQESHKPLRFLPGVLVGWGGELPPLPDVGDKPLTVVDDTKKTQPDPKTEALPGKVKSPTACAPRERFIIKKKEAKPVKVEPELSSPTDASAANKLSEKDTTVVTHGAPVSLKDKPTDVSTEAFLESLSASPSGAETNNAAPAKRSNVSPLSEAAPEGHPLSLTKSQTASTHTNGSKPPLSGILKKSSAYSSVNDDKTTLLQKDKASLPHSAGPKAVPVFNSSRNEPVTLFHQGFLQISQAKSKPEEEIKTPIQSSTSEKDLGASKTQTVPPPTVQEPQAVCSTDASEFKQGSVMTTPVHNSAASILSQQQQPAAPGDNCTPGPHIQDENHSAPCDQDNTLHILPKLQPQLAESDSEPSGQPPSLGKDNKHVEERHTDLFPDDHHGKHSYYKDSHHGKKGRHHDREREKKHDRNHDDKYRDRSRHHGHSDDRYGEKRRERHYSDDYSSRHKDKHRHRRDSDYENVRRSSKDSYS, encoded by the exons ATGGATATTGTGGACACCTTTAACCATTTAATACCCAGTGACCAATTAGATGAATCCCAGATAATAGGCCAGAATTTGGAATGTGAAGCCAGTAATGAGTTTGGACCAGGACTCCGACCGGAAGATTCACTAAAGAACATGCTCAGCGACAAAGATCCCATGTTTGGATGTGCAAGCTCTCAGTTTAATCCGCTGGACAGTGAGGACCCCGCTTTTCAGATTGCTGCCTCAGCAG ATCTCAATGACGGTTCATCGTCCACAGGCGTCAGTGGAGTCAAAGTTGCAGAGACCAAACAAGTAAAGAGAGCTGTTGGCAGGCCGAGGAAACGTCCATGTAATTTAGAACCCA AACATGGCAGTGGGCCACAGCCAGCTCACATACCCACCAATGCCACGGGCAGAGGACGACCAGGAAGGAAACCAGCAAACAGGCTGCAGAAGTCATTCCTTATTGAGAAAGGGGTTAAAGGCACTCAGCTAAAGAAGGAACTAACTCTTGGAGGACGTATCAATATTAACAATCTTGATGGTGGATTATGGCTTAGTCCTATGGTTGTATTGAGACGCTTGACAGTCACAATTGGTGGATTCAGGATTGAGCTACTTCCAGGACCCTCTTACGCAGACAACATTGAGACAAGCCAGTGTACATACTTAGATGAGGGTTTATCGTATAGTGGGGGTGTTGGGTTTGTTGCATTGCCTGATGATTCTATTAACATACAGAATCCCATACTTGAGAACGCAACAGTAGGAACAGATTTAATCAAGAATAACTCTGCTGATGATGCAGCCCTTGCACTGGGTCCATATGTGAATCCTAATGATGTGCAGGCCTCCAGTGGTCCATTAATAGAGAGCGCCTGTACACAAGAGACAAAACTTGACAATCAGAGTGAAAAGGAGAAGCCAGTTAGTAAAGCAAAAGGTGACATCAAACAGCCACCTAGCAATCAGAGTAACGAAGCAACTGTTGACAATAAGAATAATGCCAAGGGAAAACAGCAGATTGTGGCCAAAACATTGCTGAAGTCGAAACAAGGACAACCGTCAAATAAGAACAAGGACATGGTTTCTGGTAAAGTAAACAACATGATGAAGGGACAAAAAGTATCTCAAAACATGCCATCCACGGTCATCCAAAGAGAAGACATGCACAAAACAAAACTCCTAAAggacaaaaaagacattttccctTTGAAAAGGCCTGCGGAAAACACCCAAAGTGAACATGctataaaaatgcaaaagatCCAGGGTACAGGAGTAAACAAAGTGAAGTCAAAATTACCAAGCACACCAAGCTCTCCAGTGAAGAAAATCCCATCATCTGGCAATCGTGTTGATCAGCAGGGGCCAAATAAGTGTGCTTCTTCTCATAATAGCACCAAAGTTGAGAATATTTACTTGGCACACAGTCGTCAAAACCCTTCATTAAAAGTAACTGATGATGGAGGGCTGGAAAAGGCAAAACTGAAGAAACCAGAAAAGATCCATCAAAAGCAGAAGAGTAAAAATTCGAGGAGCATCTCTCTGGATGAACCAGAGCTATTTATTCCAGATAATGCTCCTGTTGTAAAGAAAGGAACTGCTGAGGAACCTGCATACAGCGAGACTGTATGGGATGGAAATAACTGCTGCGGTCTGTGCAAACAGCACCACAATAACAT GTTCATGGTAGGCTGTGGTCGCTGTGAGGACTGGTTCCATGGCGACTGCGTTGGTCTTGACCTGACAAAAGTGCGTGAAATGGAAGAGGAGGACCAGATGTATGTGTGCTTGAAGTGCTGTGAAGAGGAAAGCAAAAAGGTGGAGCCGGACCCCCCAATTGCAAACACACCGGAGGTTCAAGCAAAATCTGAGGTACAGGATCATAAGCAGCCTCCTAAGGCCCGCCCGGGACCCTCCCAGACACATTCACCTGTGGGGGTCAGACCAGTAAGAAAG GATCCTGACAGAAGACAGTCCACAGATGTCAAAGAAGCAGCTCATAAAACAG GCATTCAGCTGAAACAGGAGACAAAAAGTAAGACTCCATATTCAGCTTCAAAGAAACTTGTTTCTGTGGAGGCAATCAGGAAAAGTGTTCGTGATTCCTTGAAAGAGATCCTCATACAGAG GTTGAAGGAGTCCGATTTAAATATATCAGTGGAGAAAGCTTCTGAAGTTGCCAAGAAGACGGAGAAAGAGCTTTTTCATTTGTATAAAGACACTGACAACAAATATAAGAACAAGTACAGAAGCTTAATGTTCAACCTTAAAGATACAAAAAATAAT GTCCTCTTCAAGAGAGTTCTCAAAGGGGAGATTTCTCCTGATAACCTCATAAGACTGAGCCCTGAAGAACTGGCCTCGAAAGAGTTGGCAGCGTGGCGGAAAAGGGAAAACCGTCAT ACTATTGAGATGATTGAAAAAGAGcaaagagaggcagagagacgACCAATCACTAAGATCACACACAAGGGTGAAATTGAAATTGAGAGTCAAGAACCAGTAAAAGCACCCGAGCCTGCAGAG CTTGAGCCTCTTCCTAAAGTGTCAGAAGTCTCAGCAGAACCTCCAAAAACCCCTGAGAAGAAAGCAGACGTCACAAAGATAGAAAAAGACACCACCAGCCAACACAAGTCTCACTTATTTGACCTACACTGTAAAATATGCACGG GTCGGATGGCACCTCCTGTTGAAGAGGCACCGACCAAAGTGATCAAAGTTGCTACCACTGTGGTTCGCAGACAGTCGACCAAAGCAGAAGAGACAAAGAGCACAACTCCACCTATGATGGACGATGACCTGCATCTCACTGTTTTAGAAGAGAGTTTCCGAAACGCTCATCCCGACTATGAAGGAAG GTCAGACCATACAAGTGGAAGAGATGAAGAGGTGGCTTTCCTATCCAGCCTGCAGTCACTATGGCGTGGGTTCATACATATGCATGCTGTGGCTAAGTTGGTGACAAAAGCTTTTCCTGTCTCAGGTGCTGTGGATAATTTGACTGAg GACCTTCCAGACAGTATTCAAGTTGGAGGAAGGATAAATCCACAGATGGTTTGGGATTACTTGGAGAAGATACGGGCAACTGGAACAAAG GAGGTGTGCCTGATTCGCTTCGCCCCTGAGACAGAAGAAGATGAGATCTCCTACACTCTTCTCTATGCCTACTTCAGCAGTCGTAGGCGTTTTGGGGTGGTGTCCAATAACCGGAAACAAGTCAAGGACATGTACCTAATTCCTTTGGGTGCCATTGAGAAAGTTCCACATCAGCTTGTCCCCTTCGATGGGCCGG GTTTAGAAAACAATCGCACCAACCTTCTCCTTGGACTCATTATTCGCCAGAGGCCAAAAAGGGATTTTCTTCCCTTGGATATGAATGAAACTGCAGGGATTATCCCTGAAACCAAGCCTGTTGCTGTTTCCACTAAAGAAACCAGAGCACCTGAGGAGGATGAGAAAGCTTTCCTCTCATCCTTGACCGTAGtagcagaaaagaaagaagacaacCCACTTAACAccactgaagaggatgatgagCCCATTAAAGAGTCTTTTGAAGAAACATCTGCATCGGAGACCAACACTCAAGAGTCTCATAAACCACTTCGCTTTCTTCCTGGTGTGTTAGTGGGCTGGGGTGGGGAATTGCCACCTTTGCCAGATGTTGGAGACAAACCTCTAACAGTAGTAGATGACACCAAAAAGACCCAACCAGATCCAAAAACGGAGGCATTGCCTGGAAAGGTGAAAAGCCCAACAGCTTGTGCCCCACGTGAACGCTTTATAATTAAGAAGAAAGAAGCTAAACCTGTTAAAGTTGAGCCAGAGCTATCCAGCCCCACTGATGCATCTGCTGCTAACAAGTTGTCAGAGAAGGATACTACAGTCGTTACCCATGGTGCACCAGTCTCTCTGAAAGATAAGCCTACAGATGTGTCGACTGAAGCTTTCCTAGAAAGCTTGTCAGCATCTCCATCTGGGGCTGAAACTAACAATGCTGCCCCAGCAAAAAGAAGTAATGTTAGCCCTTTGTCTGAAGCAGCGCCTGAAGGGCATCCTTTGTCGCTGACAAAATCCCAGACTGCTTCGACTCATACGAATGGCTCAAAACCACCTTTAAGTGGAATATTGAAAAAATCTTCAGCTTACTCCAGTGTGAATGATGACAAAACAACACTACTACAAAAGGACAAAGCCAGTCTCCCACATTCTGCAGGTCCTAAAGCGGTTCCTGTGTTTAACAGCTCTAGAAATGAGCCCGTTACATTATTTCACCAGGGGTTTTTACAGATATCTCAAGCAAAGAGCAAACCTGAGGAAGAAATCAAAACACCTATTCAATCAAGTACTAGTGAAAAAGATCTTGGCGCTTCCAAGACTCAGACGGTCCCTCCTCCCACAGTCCAAGAACCACAAGCAGTTTGTTCCACTGATGCCTCTGAGTTCAAACAGGGCTCTGTAATGACTACCCCAGTACACAACAGCGCTGCATCCATCCTGTCACAGCAGCAACAACCTGCTGCACCTGGTGACAACTGCACACCTGGGCCACACATCCAGGATGAGAACCACAGCGCCCCATGTGATCAGGACAACACTTTGCATATTCTGCCCAAACTCCAGCCACAGCTTGCCGAGAGTGACTCTGAACCCTCCGGTCAGCCTCCATCCTTGGGTAAAGACAACAAGCATGTAGAGGAACGACACACAGACCTGTTCCCCGATGATCATCATGGGAAACACAGCTATTATAAGGACTCCCATCATGGGAAAAAGGGCAGACACCACGATCGAGAGCGGGAGAAAAAGCATGATCGCAACCATGACGACAAGTACAGAGATCGGAGTAGACACCATGGACACTCGGATGACCGCTATGGTGAGAAGAGGAGAGAACGGCATTACAGTGATGATTACAGCAGCCGtcataaagacaaacacagacatagaCGGGACTCAGACTATGAAAATGTACGGAGAAGTTCAAAAGACAGTTACTCGTAA